One genomic region from Macellibacteroides fermentans encodes:
- a CDS encoding RNA polymerase sigma-70 factor: protein MNVNIKSDKELVSLLIRGEESAFCDLYVRYKDRLFLFCYSLLKSEEEANDVVQEIFVNIWESRCFINPDLSFSSFLYTIAKNRILNYFRHAEIKEKVITSLASQSQTYEDRIESDIVYEEYQEILLSAINKLPPQRKRIFNLSRIEHYTHKEIAEKLGISVYTVQEHISESLQFIKRYLAKHAGIEVGIWILFLFK from the coding sequence ATGAACGTAAATATTAAATCTGACAAAGAATTGGTTTCTCTGCTTATAAGGGGTGAAGAGTCCGCTTTTTGCGATTTATACGTACGCTATAAAGATAGGCTATTCTTGTTTTGTTATAGTCTCTTAAAATCAGAAGAGGAAGCCAACGACGTTGTTCAGGAAATATTTGTTAATATTTGGGAATCCAGGTGCTTTATTAATCCGGATTTGTCTTTTTCATCATTTCTTTATACAATCGCAAAGAATCGGATTTTAAACTATTTCAGACATGCTGAGATAAAAGAAAAGGTAATAACAAGCCTTGCTTCTCAATCTCAAACATATGAAGATAGAATTGAATCTGATATTGTATATGAAGAATATCAGGAGATATTATTATCTGCTATAAACAAGTTACCACCACAAAGAAAGAGGATATTCAATCTTAGCCGTATAGAACATTACACACATAAAGAGATTGCTGAAAAGCTTGGAATTTCTGTGTATACCGTACAAGAGCATATTTCTGAGTCATTGCAGTTTATTAAACGTTATTTAGCGAAACATGCAGGAATTGAGGTAGGGATATGGATCCTGTTCCTGTTTAAATAA
- a CDS encoding aldose epimerase family protein, giving the protein MKNELTLSGLKVANFSKLIDGKETQLFVLVNKSGMELTVTNFGAKIVSLLVKDKEGKMVDVVTGHDSIDDYLTSEEPYFGAICGRFGNRIAKGKFEIDGITYDKLAINNGPNSLHGGIKGFNAVVWDAVLKDTQTLELTYISPDGEEGFPGNLKTTVTYHLSDNNEVVILYNAETDKPTVLNLTNHSYFNLSGAGDPYIGDHLLTINADYYLPTDSTAIPYGPKEMVKGTPMDFRKAFEVGARINENFEQLIFGKGYDHTYILNKEKNELSFCARCSSPKTGIVMETYTTEPGVQLYTGNWMTGKLIGKNGQRYPERAALCLETQHFPDSPNKPEYPSTTLRPGEKFDSKTIFKFTTE; this is encoded by the coding sequence ATGAAAAACGAACTTACGCTGTCTGGGTTAAAGGTAGCTAACTTTAGCAAACTCATTGACGGTAAAGAAACTCAGCTCTTCGTCCTTGTTAACAAAAGTGGAATGGAGCTGACTGTCACTAATTTTGGAGCCAAAATAGTATCGCTGTTGGTAAAAGATAAAGAAGGCAAAATGGTAGATGTAGTTACCGGGCACGATTCAATAGATGACTATCTTACATCTGAAGAACCATATTTCGGTGCTATTTGCGGTCGATTTGGAAATCGTATTGCAAAAGGAAAATTTGAAATTGACGGTATAACCTACGATAAACTGGCAATTAACAACGGACCTAATAGTCTTCATGGAGGAATTAAAGGATTTAATGCTGTGGTTTGGGATGCGGTTTTAAAAGACACACAGACCCTTGAACTAACCTATATTTCGCCTGATGGAGAAGAAGGCTTTCCAGGCAATTTGAAAACAACTGTTACATATCACCTTTCAGATAATAATGAAGTTGTTATTTTGTATAATGCAGAAACTGACAAGCCAACTGTATTGAATCTTACCAATCATTCATACTTCAATCTTTCCGGAGCAGGCGATCCCTATATTGGAGATCACCTACTTACTATTAATGCAGATTATTATCTGCCAACAGATAGTACAGCCATTCCATATGGACCGAAAGAAATGGTGAAAGGCACTCCGATGGATTTCAGAAAGGCTTTTGAAGTTGGAGCCAGAATTAATGAAAACTTCGAACAACTAATTTTTGGAAAAGGATACGACCACACGTATATTCTAAATAAGGAAAAGAACGAACTGTCATTTTGTGCCAGATGCTCTTCTCCTAAAACAGGTATTGTGATGGAAACATATACAACAGAACCAGGAGTTCAGCTTTATACAGGCAACTGGATGACTGGAAAACTGATTGGAAAAAATGGGCAAAGATATCCGGAAAGAGCTGCCTTATGTTTGGAAACTCAACATTTCCCTGATAGTCCGAATAAACCAGAATACCCAAGTACGACACTTCGTCCGGGAGAAAAGTTTGACAGCAAAACTATTTTCAAATTTACAACCGAATAA
- a CDS encoding alpha-L-arabinofuranosidase C-terminal domain-containing protein, translating into MNSNLKKGLCVLSFLTAGFSLFGQSTESDYLIKMDVDKIGSTIQPTMYGVFFEDINFGADGGLYAELIKNRSFEFEYPFTGWTPFGDVSIRSDKPCFDRNPHYARLINRKQLTGTGLINEGFKGIGIKTNEKYDLSFYARTLKNETMKLKIEIVSDKNDIIESKEVSINSKSWNKYMITFAPMQTCSKSSIRITMLTTGVLDIEHISLFPQETFNNRSNGLRKDLAMALKDLKPGVFRFPGGCIVEGTDLSTRYQWKNTIGPVENRPININRWNYTFSHKKFPDYYQSYGLGFYEYFVLSEDIGAEPLPVLNCGLSCQYENNDPNQNCPVDKLEPYIEDALDLIEFANGPITSTWGKIRADMGHPAPFNLKMIAIGNEQWGTLYTERLEPFVKAIRAKYPNIKIIGSSGPQAEGKDFDFLWPEMKRIGVDLVDEHYYRSPEWFLSNANRYDSYDRNGPKVFAGEYACHAPDKENSFLSALSEAAFMTGLERNADVVHLCTYAPLFAHKEAWQWRPDLIWFDNLSFVKTPNYYVQQLFGNNAGTHVLALTMNGKAVSGQQNLYATAASDAKDNTLIIKIANTGIDQKKVSFILDGLKAGVHAVILTHLNSSDLNAKNSFETPDLITPKVVHSYIKDNKMDIALPPLSFTMLRIAR; encoded by the coding sequence ATGAATTCTAATTTAAAAAAAGGATTATGTGTTCTTTCATTTTTGACAGCCGGTTTCTCACTTTTCGGTCAATCAACAGAATCTGATTATTTAATTAAAATGGATGTTGATAAAATAGGATCTACAATTCAACCAACCATGTATGGCGTATTTTTTGAGGATATTAACTTTGGTGCTGACGGAGGTTTGTATGCCGAACTAATAAAAAATAGGTCATTTGAATTTGAGTATCCTTTTACAGGATGGACCCCTTTTGGAGATGTATCTATCCGATCTGATAAACCTTGTTTTGACAGAAATCCGCATTATGCCCGGTTAATTAACCGAAAGCAGCTTACAGGAACGGGTTTAATTAATGAAGGATTTAAAGGTATAGGTATCAAGACAAATGAAAAATATGATTTGTCTTTTTACGCCAGAACTTTGAAAAATGAAACTATGAAATTGAAAATTGAAATAGTTTCGGATAAGAACGATATTATTGAATCTAAAGAGGTAAGTATAAATAGCAAGTCCTGGAACAAGTATATGATAACCTTTGCTCCGATGCAAACATGTTCCAAAAGTTCGATTCGCATAACAATGCTTACTACCGGAGTATTGGATATAGAACACATTTCTCTTTTCCCGCAAGAAACATTTAATAATCGATCCAATGGTTTGAGAAAAGATCTGGCAATGGCATTAAAAGACCTCAAACCAGGTGTATTTCGTTTCCCAGGAGGATGTATTGTAGAAGGAACCGACCTTTCTACCCGGTATCAATGGAAAAATACAATTGGTCCGGTTGAGAATCGTCCGATAAATATTAATCGTTGGAACTATACTTTTTCTCATAAAAAATTCCCGGATTATTATCAGTCTTACGGCCTTGGATTTTACGAATATTTTGTACTGAGTGAAGATATTGGAGCGGAGCCATTGCCTGTTCTCAACTGCGGACTTTCCTGCCAATATGAGAATAATGACCCGAATCAGAATTGCCCAGTCGATAAACTCGAGCCCTACATTGAAGATGCCTTGGACTTGATTGAATTTGCAAATGGACCAATTACTTCAACCTGGGGTAAGATTCGTGCGGATATGGGACATCCAGCCCCTTTTAATCTTAAAATGATTGCAATTGGCAACGAGCAATGGGGTACATTGTACACTGAAAGATTGGAGCCATTTGTAAAGGCCATACGCGCTAAATATCCAAATATAAAAATTATTGGAAGCTCAGGCCCTCAAGCAGAGGGTAAAGACTTTGATTTTTTGTGGCCAGAGATGAAGCGGATCGGTGTCGACTTGGTGGATGAACATTATTATCGTTCTCCGGAATGGTTTTTGTCTAACGCAAACAGGTATGATTCTTATGATCGTAACGGACCTAAAGTATTTGCTGGCGAATATGCTTGCCATGCTCCTGACAAAGAGAATAGTTTTCTTTCTGCTTTGTCTGAAGCGGCCTTTATGACCGGACTTGAAAGAAATGCAGATGTAGTTCATTTGTGTACTTATGCACCTTTGTTTGCCCACAAAGAGGCCTGGCAATGGCGTCCGGACTTAATTTGGTTTGATAATTTATCTTTTGTTAAAACTCCTAATTATTATGTACAGCAGTTGTTTGGTAATAACGCCGGTACACATGTGCTAGCCCTTACAATGAATGGAAAGGCAGTATCAGGGCAACAAAATTTATATGCTACTGCAGCAAGCGACGCGAAAGACAACACACTTATTATAAAAATTGCCAATACTGGAATAGATCAGAAAAAGGTCTCATTTATTTTAGATGGATTAAAGGCAGGAGTACACGCGGTAATATTAACACATTTGAATTCATCTGATCTGAACGCTAAGAATTCATTTGAGACTCCCGATCTCATTACCCCTAAAGTTGTTCATTCATATATTAAAGACAATAAAATGGACATTGCTTTACCACCGTTGAGTTTTACTATGTTACGAATTGCACGATAA